The following proteins are co-located in the Tachysurus vachellii isolate PV-2020 chromosome 17, HZAU_Pvac_v1, whole genome shotgun sequence genome:
- the kctd16b gene encoding BTB/POZ domain-containing protein KCTD16b isoform X2, producing MTETMSLSGNCRTQSATKEPSCALNCFPDVLELNVGGQVYYTRHATLVSHPGSLLGKIFSPKSSAVPDLARDPKGRYFIDRDGFLFRYVLDFLRDRQVVLPDHFPEKARLRKEAEYFQLPDLVKLLTPEEVKPSPDECAHSDYEDGSLGSDQRACPPPSLVPADRKSGFLTVGYRGSCTAGRESQADAKFRRVPRIMVCGRIALAKEVFGETLNESRDPDRTPERYTSRFYLKFKQLERAFDVLSECGFHMVACNSSLTASVVSQQADDKMWTSYTEYVFYLIIMLKWRKMMAFVMALRIFHAVKHSIHSAL from the exons ATGACCGAAACTATGTCTCTGAGCGGGAACTGTAGGACTCAGTCCGCTACCAAAGAGCCGTCATGCGCCCTGAACTGCTTTCCAGACGTTCTGGAGCTGAACGTGGGGGGTCAGGTGTACTACACGCGCCACGCCACGCTCGTGAGCCATCCCGGTTCCCTACTGGGCAAAATATTCTCACCAAAAAGCAGCGCGGTTCCGGATCTCGCGCGAGACCCCAAGGGTCGGTATTTCATAGACCGTGACGGCTTCCTGTTCCGCTACGTGCTGGACTTCCTGCGGGACAGACAGGTGGTGCTGCCCGATCATTTTCCTGAGAAAGCTCGCCTGAGGAAAGAGGCGGAGTACTTCCAGCTGCCGGACCTGGTGAAGTTGTTAACGCCCGAGGAGGTGAAGCCCAGTCCGGACGAGTGCGCTCACAGCGACTATGAGGACGGCTCGTTGGGAAGCGACCAGCGCGCGTGCCCGCCACCCTCCCTCGTGCCAGCCGACCGTAAGAGCGGCTTCCTCACGGTGGGCTACCGAGGCTCGTGCACGGCGGGCCGTGAGAGCCAAGCGGACGCCAAGTTCCGGCGCGTGCCACGGATCATGGTGTGCGGTCGCATTGCGCTGGCCAAGGAGGTGTTCGGCGAGACGCTTAACGAGAGCCGCGACCCGGACCGCACACCAGAGCGCTACACGTCGCGCTTCTACCTCAAGTTCAAGCAGCTCGAACGCGCCTTTGACGTGCTCTCTGAGTGCGGCTTCCACATGGTGGCGTGCAACTCGTCCCTCACCGCCTCTGTGGTCAGTCAGCAAGCCGACGACAAGATGTGGACCAGCTACACCGAATACGTGTTTTACC TCATTATCATGCTGAAGTGGAGAAAGATGATGGCTTTTGTAATGGCTCTCAGAATATTTCATGCTGTAAAACACTCCATCCACTCTGCTCTGTGA